The Lolium rigidum isolate FL_2022 chromosome 2, APGP_CSIRO_Lrig_0.1, whole genome shotgun sequence genomic interval AATCTTTCAGGTCCCGGTGGACCATCGTGGACAACCAAGCGAGCTGCCGCGTGTCTTTACTAAATTTGGACATGGACCGGTCATCCTCCGGCATTACCAAAATTTGAAACAATCTTTTTAAAGTTGTTAAAAAGCCTGAATTTTTTTGTCGACGTAAACGACGGTGTACTTTACAAGCATCCAAAATCTCAACTCTAAATAATTTATATTAGGAGctacaaaaaatagaaaaatcacaACATCAGCTACATCTACCTTTTCTTTTCAAATTCTTTGAATATTCAAAATGCtgtttttgattttttcagaaaaaaaaagtctCAATCGAGGCCAAGCCGTTGTCAAGTGGACCACACTTGTCTTTGCCATCTTCGCGGATGTACCAAATAACTTCTAATACATAGAAAGATTAGTCTTCAGATATCTGGTACTGCTGCGCCTTTAACCTAAACGGTGTTTATCACTGCCATGTCAAAACTAGCTTTCAACGCAAGTCGCTTCAGTATCCGCATGGTGAGCCGACTAGACAAAATTATGCTCCAAACGCACAAATATCCTTATGATCTGCTCAGGGATTTTACGTTGCTCATGAAAGAAGAAATTCTCTCGGGGTCTTTTCGAATTCCATCAGCGGCACAAATGCCACTGCTAACATCGAGTCCATCTGGCTTCAGAACAGACACAGCCTCACAAACATTATCAGCATGAAGGCCTCCAGCCAATAGCCATCCATTCTTGCTTCTAACAGATGGCATCTGAAATTTCCCCCAATTGAATCCCTTGCCGCTGCAAACAAGGAAGGTTGAATGTTTGCTATGTTACTTTTTGGAAACAGTTAATTTTTGCATGCCAATTTTGGGAAGCACGCCACGTAAGTAAGTTAGCATATACAACTATAAGAAAACTTTGAATAATAATAGCATATGCATGATGAAGAGCAGAGGGTACTGATGTAATATGAATACTCAACTCAGTGATGggtattcaaaataaataaataaataaataacgaagcactaatattggatttggtataTCAAACACTTGAATGGATAACATACTTTTATCTATTAATAAGGAACAAGCAGAAAAAAGTTCAGTACAGGGAACAAATCCTTTACTCATTGAAGAACCAATAGGAATAAAATCTAACCTTCCGCCTTTCGCACTGTCCACTAAGAACCAGTCAAGCACACATTCTTCATGAGGAGGAGCATTAATCAGTTTTCCATCATCATCAGCATTTAGGACATAAATGATTCGTTTATCCCTTGAAAGCACATGAAGCAATGAACGGGATTCATCCCCATGGAGCTGCATATGGGAACTTCGTTATAAGCACCGTACTGTCGCGAAAATAACAAATAACGTAACATGACATGACACAGAAAACTATGTATCTAATTCTAACCTGGACTAAATTAAGGTGACATGAATCAGAAACTCTTAAAATTGTCTCTTCGTCATCATCCACAAAAACACCAACTGATTCAGCCCCATAAGATTGTGCTACTCTTGAAATTTCTTTTGCTTCTGGTAATGCGACGGAGCGTTTAGAGTTAGGCCAAAGTATCATGCCAATTAGTTTAGCTCCTGCCTCCAAAGCGATTTCAGCATCTTTGGCCGATGTGATGCCACACATTTTGACAACAGGCTGGATAACTTTAGCACCTTCATGACTTGGTAGTGAAGATGTAACGGCGTTTGATCCGGGAGCACTCTTCATCCCCAAGCAAGACGTTTTAACTAGAGGAATTCTTGTATATGCTGATTAAGAAACTGAGTGTAATTAGTAATCACTAGCATAAGTAGATACAATAAGCAGAGATACAAGAATGCCATTATGTGGTTGTTAGCTACTACAATAATAAATCTACATATGGAACAAAACAATTTATGATCAGCGAGGTGCTCAAGATTTTTCTTTAGCAAGAAGACATGGTACACAATGTTAAATCTGACAACATGATATGCATGCCTTTCAACCCTACACCACCGATTATCTTAGATATAATGGCAAATGTGGTCTTCATATccctttatttattttattttgcaacaAGCAAGTCCTTGTATTTTCAAGTACCAGTTCACATAATAAGAAATTACAAAAGCCTGACATTTCTAGCAATCGTATCAAGCATAATGGAAATCAGGACTGGTCAAGCAACCCTAGAATGATTCCAAATAACTTACCATTGGTATGCAATATAGAAATTCGTTGATGCTGTCTTACTGAGATCGATGGCGCCATTAATCGTGGACACTGGAGATGGGCTGTGGAAAGAAAAGAAGGCTGAGTTGATATAGCAAAGAAAAAGATAGCATGTAATAAATTGGTGCGATTTATGAGTTCTCAAAAGTAAACAGCAAGATGCAATCTCCCCTTCCATTCCTGATGTAAGTGATGAACTCTACTTTGCTAAAGTACATCTCTGTGTAGCTACTAGCTAGaatggaaaaaagaagaaaaagtcgaCAATGCTATTTCTCCAACAGGTGCCCAAGTGAACTGAAATGGAATCCCCATTTTGAAGTGTCCAGTGGTCCTCAAACATATATACTCACAATCCAACACTGCGATTCCTAATTCCTCAATCCGCCTCGAGAACATGTAATTTCAGAGACCAAGTCCCACAGCTACGGCTCCCACCCAAATCGATATTCCGTGCTGAGGACGAACCCAATCGAATCACGAACTAGCGGAGCATCAATTAGATTGGCGCAGCGAACAAACAGGTGACTAGTGAATCCTAGAATCGAGTAGAACAAAACGATCTCCTAAAATAACTGATCCAATGGGACTAGGGTTCATTACCGCGAGCAGAAAAAACCAATCCAGCACAGAAACCAACCCGGTAGGCCTGGATTGCTGGTTGCCGTTGCCGTTGCAGATTTTgagggagagaagaagaagataggcggCAGAAAACGGCAGAGCCTGTCTACCGGATTGGGTTGGTAAGCGGGGGTTCGCTCGGAACCGGGGAGAGGACTGACGTTGTGGTAGGTGAAAATAGGAGTTGGACACTTCCAAGTGATTTATCATACGAATAAGTCTGCaatttgtaagagcatctccaccggcttcCCCAAATAGTCGCCGGTAGAGGTGTCAACACCTCCggtactgcatcctctatttatgGGAGTTCCTACACCGACGTCCCCAAATCGGGAGCCTTGATAGatgttttgaattaaaatcacaaataaatgcatagaaaatcaaataaagagaaaaacatttcatttcacaaactaatacctaattgggaacgtggtttacacgaagatatagtttggaacatggtttttcacaaactaaacatagtttgaaccatggttgacacaaatataaaacattgtaaaaaaattaaacctaactaggctgatctttcgtgtgttcgctgccaagaaagaacactcgaggacacacccaatcacccaaactggaaaatccagctagtgagggtgcccctgttggttctttcgagaaagaacatccaaaaatatgcgtgccgatattcgctgcgaagaaataaCACTCAGTCGTCGTTCTCCTCGGTGCTATCGCCGTGGTAGTGGCGgaggcaacgcgtctcgtcgaacaccttgacggtcatgtccctctcgccaaagtaggagaacatgaggcggtggtagcgcgcgaacttttcccagccgatgtggaggtacatcttgccgtgcgcgtcgtagatcacgtccacaatccaccggcagcagccgcaggcagcctcccgcagatgcagcgatcccgggcgcccgtcgccggcgaagaagtcggcgaaggtgtccgacagcctctggatgccgtgtgggtcgcccttgaggacgacgacgaactcgaacggcacgggcccctcctcgtccatgtccgacgatgaagaagacggcgtcgcaggcgacgacgagcgtgcagctctgccgcggccacgaccacgacaacGGCCATGACCTCGACCTTGACCATACATGGCGTCGTCTCTTCAGATGGTGGCggatagggttggggagagaggcactagggtttgtgtatgagagggacgatgagaggcggccctttttataggccggagggaggagggggagcggtggcgctcattaacgccggcacaaaGAGCAAGGCGCGCGCAACGGGACGGTTTGTTGCGCGTatgcggaaactgcaccgccgctgcaCCCCAATAACTCCcggcgcgaggtaggcgacggttaggttaaaactgaatgagccgctgacgcgtcggccccgccactccccgctggcGTCGACTGTTGgggtgtgtggctgacaggcagctcccacgcccaaaatttttatcctcgcgaggcgccggcgcgcccgattcgtgccctttgcgaaggggccggcacgggattGTCGGCGATTCTACTCGAAAATTGGCCGGCGTCGTTTGGGGCGCgctggtgcgagcccattttcgctccctgCCCCCAAATCGTATCGGGGCATCtatggggggcgccggtggagatgctttaATCTTTTAAGCTCAGGGATATGTTAAGTTCAATTTCACAATTCACATGAGGACCAATTAATAATGAACAAAATAAGGAGATCCACAAGATCAGAGGGCCTCAAACTTGGTAGTATAAGCTTTTGAGCAACTTAGCAGGATTGCAGCACCGTTGTTGTAACTAGCTTctctttttatggatttttgagaatttttgtaTTTAGTTTTTTGGAGACCTTGTACTATGTTGGGACGGCCGTGTGCATTTTAGGTATGCAGAGGCCAAGTGTTTCATAATAAagcttcctttatcgaaaaaaagaagTTTTTGAGCAACGTAGCGATTTCACAGAGATGCCATACAAAATGTAGTTTTCCCGTTAAAAACATACTTCAAGCAGAGCAAAATTGGTTGGGACAAAATGTATGAGTAACGACATTTCAACATAGTTGTATAACACGATCTGGATTTACAACCCCATTTAGACAGGTGCAAGAACACGCGGTAGAACCATCTGTGTCGCGAACAGAGAAAACATTAGACAGGACACATCTTCACGCACACCGAGTCGCCAAACCACACTACATCAGCCATCGACCACAGACTCACATTACACAATCTGCAGAGAAGCCAGATTTATCCACGACTGGGTTCCTGTTCTACTCCTGCTTCTCTGCTCTCACAGGACCTCTTGGTATCTTGCTCAGAACCTTGGCGTCGAGGACCGCGTACTGCTTGCGGAGCTCGACGTGCGCCTTCCCGGCGAAATGATCCACCTTGTCCTGGTACTTGTGGTACAAGATCGGTACCGTGTGGAGCATCAAGGCCGCTGTTCGACAAACCCATGAGGATTAGCTAACTGAACTGTCACAAAATCGCAGAAAGAGGATGTTACGTGCTGAAAGACTCATTACCAGCGTATATCAAGGTCAGGAAGTCACAGAGGCTCCCAATTTCAGAAAGAATCCATAGAGCGACAATCACCTGAAACATTGCAATCGTGTGTCGACAATCGTCAATTAGTCAAACGGAAcaaatcagtgaagttttattgaAGGGAAATAAAATTTGATTATTTGGGTATTAGAACTATACGCCTAGAAACTTCATCAGGTCATGCCCCAAGGCGATCTCCCGAAGCAAGCCAAGTGCTTGGTTGATGTCAGTGCGCAGCACTTTCACGATATTGGCAGCGAGCTCTTCAGATATCTGTACTTGAGGAATATCAGGCGGGCTCCTGAAACAGAATATTTGATGATGTTAATAAGATGGGTGAAGTGTTAGCCACATGATAATTTTACCATGAACCCCTCACTTGTTGATAAAAGCGGTGGCCTTGGACCACAAG includes:
- the LOC124687029 gene encoding N-(5'-phosphoribosyl)anthranilate isomerase 1, chloroplastic-like gives rise to the protein MAPSISVRQHQRISILHTNAYTRIPLVKTSCLGMKSAPGSNAVTSSLPSHEGAKVIQPVVKMCGITSAKDAEIALEAGAKLIGMILWPNSKRSVALPEAKEISRVAQSYGAESVGVFVDDDEETILRVSDSCHLNLVQLHGDESRSLLHVLSRDKRIIYVLNADDDGKLINAPPHEECVLDWFLVDSAKGGSGKGFNWGKFQMPSVRSKNGWLLAGGLHADNVCEAVSVLKPDGLDVSSGICAADGIRKDPERISSFMSNVKSLSRS
- the LOC124687030 gene encoding reticulon-like protein B2, whose product is MSAAVIGGATVIWLLFEVVEYNFLPLVSHVLIGTLAVVFLWSKATAFINKSPPDIPQVQISEELAANIVKVLRTDINQALGLLREIALGHDLMKFLGVIVALWILSEIGSLCDFLTLIYAAALMLHTVPILYHKYQDKVDHFAGKAHVELRKQYAVLDAKVLSKIPRGPVRAEKQE